In Ailuropoda melanoleuca isolate Jingjing chromosome 4, ASM200744v2, whole genome shotgun sequence, the following proteins share a genomic window:
- the LOC100474635 gene encoding IQ domain-containing protein F2 encodes MGIRFCTQGNLVLIVIEDVDEITELKKRKKQSKKNFKKKTNAATEIQAWWRGTLVRRTLLHAALRAWIIQRWWRQTLENQLQKKRREALVTYANTVRAVVKIQSLVRMWRIHWRYCQVLNAIRVIQCHWECHNCYTCALLRGHCVVTATHLQFHIEIINP; translated from the exons ATGGGGATCCGATTTTGT ACTCAGGGCAATTTAGTTCTAATTGTAATTGAAGATGTTGATGAAATAACTGaattgaagaagaggaagaagcagagcaaG aaaaattttaaaaaaaaaacaaatgcagcCACAGAGATTCAGGCCTGGTGGCGTGGCACCCTGGTACGCCGGACATTGCTGCACGCAGCCCTCAGGGCTTGGATCATTCAGCGCTGGTGGAGGCAGACCTTGGAGAACCAGCTGCAGAAGAAGCGAAGGGAAGCCCTGGTTACCTATGCAAATACAGTGAGGGCAGTGGTCAAGATCCAGTCTTTGGTCCGTATGTGGCGTATCCACTGGCGATACTGTCAGGTGCTCAACGCCATCCGTGTCATCCAATGCCACTGGGAATGCCACAACTGCTATACCTGTGCTCTCCTCCGGGGCCACTGTGTAGTCACAGCCACTCACCTACAGTTCCACATTGAGATCATCAACCCCTAA